One genomic segment of Burkholderiaceae bacterium includes these proteins:
- a CDS encoding OmpA family protein, protein MNKLNKIAVLFASAAIATAAVAQVKAANGGNVVDNWQNGTGELVWKNGTNELCWRDSSWTPATAAVGCDGAQAAPKAAPAAPAAAPAPAAAPAPAAAPAPVAAQKVTFAADAFFDFDKAVLKPEGRAKLDDLVSKIKGINLEVIIAVGHTDSIGSVAYNQKLSVRRAEAVKAYLVSKGIERNRVYTEGKGKSQPIASNKTAEGRAKNRRVEIEVVGTRAN, encoded by the coding sequence ATGAACAAACTGAACAAAATCGCGGTCTTGTTTGCCTCTGCTGCCATCGCTACGGCCGCTGTCGCGCAAGTGAAGGCTGCCAATGGCGGCAACGTCGTCGACAACTGGCAAAACGGCACCGGCGAGCTGGTCTGGAAGAACGGCACCAACGAACTGTGCTGGCGTGATTCCAGCTGGACGCCCGCCACGGCGGCCGTCGGCTGCGACGGCGCCCAGGCCGCGCCCAAGGCCGCGCCTGCTGCCCCGGCTGCTGCTCCCGCCCCGGCCGCTGCCCCGGCCCCGGCTGCTGCCCCGGCTCCTGTCGCCGCCCAGAAGGTCACTTTCGCCGCGGATGCGTTCTTCGATTTCGACAAGGCCGTGCTCAAGCCCGAAGGCCGCGCCAAGCTGGATGACCTGGTCAGCAAGATCAAGGGCATCAACCTGGAAGTGATCATCGCCGTGGGTCACACCGACTCCATCGGTTCGGTGGCCTACAACCAGAAGCTGTCGGTGCGCCGCGCCGAAGCCGTGAAGGCTTACCTGGTGTCCAAGGGCATCGAGCGCAACCGCGTGTACACCGAAGGCAAGGGCAAGTCCCAGCCGATCGCCAGCAACAAGACGGCCGAAGGCCGCGCCAAGAACCGCCGCGTCGAGATCGAGGTGGTTGGCACCCGCGCCAACTGA
- the gyrA gene encoding DNA gyrase subunit A → MTSFAKETLPVTLEEEMRRSYLDYAMSVIVGRALPDARDGLKPVHRRVLYAMHELNNDWNRPYKKSARIVGDVIGKYHPHGDSAVYDTIVRMAQDFSLRHMLVDGQGNFGSVDGDNAAAMRYTEIRLAKIAHEMLADIDKETVDFGPNYDGSETEPLVLPTRLPNLLVNGSGGIAVGMATNIPPHNLNEVVDACLHLLRAPEAGLDELMEIIPAPDFPTGGIIHGIQGVKDGYRTGRGRVVMRAKCHFEDIDRGQRQAIIVDELPYQVNKKTLQERMAELVHEKKLEGISHIQDESDKSGMRLVIELKRGEVPEVVLNNLYKQTQLQDTFGINMVALIDGQPRLCNLKDLLGVFLQHRREVVTRRTVFDLRKARERGHVLEGLAVALANIDEFIRIIRQAPTPPVAKAELMARSWDSQIVREMLTRTRADGVLISADDYRPDDLDRQCGLQADGLYRLSETQAQEILQMRLQRLTGLEQDKIIAEYKDVMAQIDDLLDILARPERVSTIIADELTALRTEFGQTKAGARRSTIEPNAQDLATEDLIAPTDMVVTLSHTGYIKAQPLSEYRAQKRGGRGKQATATKEDDWIDQLFIANTHDYILCFSNRGRVYWLKVWEVPSGSRGSRGRPIVNMFPLAEGEKINVVLPLTGEMHSFPDNRYVFMATSMGTVKKTMLSEFSNPRKAGIIAVDLDEGDYLIGAALTDGAHDVMLFSDGGKAVRFDENDVRPMGRGARGVRGMSLEDGQSVIAMLVAEGEAGTDQAGTDARTSVLTATENGYGKRTNITEYTRHGRGTKGMIAIQQSERNGRVVAATLVAADDEIMLITDKGVLVRTRVSEIREMGRATQGVTLIALDEGTQLSGLQRIVENDAQEAGDDPSITEPTE, encoded by the coding sequence ATGACTTCATTCGCCAAGGAAACCCTCCCGGTCACGCTCGAAGAGGAGATGCGGCGAAGCTATCTGGACTACGCCATGAGCGTGATCGTGGGCCGGGCCCTGCCCGATGCGCGCGATGGCCTCAAGCCCGTGCACCGGCGCGTGCTGTACGCGATGCACGAGCTGAACAACGACTGGAACCGGCCGTACAAGAAGTCGGCACGCATCGTCGGCGACGTGATCGGCAAGTACCACCCGCACGGCGACAGCGCGGTGTACGACACCATCGTGCGCATGGCGCAGGACTTTTCGCTGCGCCACATGCTGGTGGACGGCCAGGGCAACTTCGGCTCGGTGGACGGCGACAACGCCGCCGCCATGCGCTACACCGAGATCCGCCTGGCCAAGATCGCCCACGAGATGCTGGCCGACATCGACAAGGAGACGGTCGACTTCGGCCCCAACTACGACGGCAGCGAGACCGAGCCGCTGGTGCTGCCCACGCGCCTGCCCAACCTGCTGGTCAACGGCTCGGGCGGCATCGCGGTGGGCATGGCCACCAACATCCCGCCGCACAACCTGAACGAGGTGGTGGACGCCTGCCTGCACCTGCTGCGCGCGCCCGAGGCCGGCCTGGACGAGTTGATGGAGATCATCCCGGCGCCGGACTTTCCCACCGGCGGCATCATCCACGGCATCCAGGGCGTGAAGGACGGCTACCGCACCGGGCGCGGCCGCGTGGTGATGCGCGCCAAGTGCCACTTCGAGGACATCGACCGCGGCCAGCGCCAGGCCATCATCGTCGACGAGCTGCCCTACCAGGTCAACAAGAAGACACTGCAGGAGCGCATGGCCGAGCTGGTGCACGAGAAAAAGCTCGAGGGCATCAGCCACATTCAGGACGAGTCCGACAAATCGGGCATGCGCCTGGTGATTGAACTCAAGCGCGGCGAAGTGCCCGAGGTGGTGCTGAACAACCTATACAAGCAGACGCAGCTGCAGGACACCTTCGGCATCAACATGGTGGCGCTGATCGATGGCCAGCCCCGCCTGTGCAACCTGAAAGACCTGCTCGGCGTGTTCCTGCAGCACCGGCGCGAGGTGGTGACGCGGCGCACCGTGTTCGACTTGCGCAAGGCGCGCGAGCGCGGCCACGTGCTGGAGGGCCTGGCGGTCGCCCTGGCCAACATCGACGAGTTCATCCGCATCATCCGGCAGGCGCCCACGCCGCCGGTGGCCAAGGCCGAGCTGATGGCGCGCAGCTGGGACAGCCAGATCGTGCGCGAGATGCTGACCCGCACGCGCGCCGATGGCGTGCTCATCAGCGCCGACGACTACCGGCCCGACGACCTGGACCGCCAATGCGGCCTGCAGGCCGACGGCCTGTACCGCCTGTCGGAGACGCAGGCGCAAGAGATTCTGCAGATGCGCCTGCAGCGCCTGACGGGGCTGGAGCAGGACAAGATCATCGCCGAGTACAAGGACGTGATGGCGCAGATCGACGACCTGCTGGACATCCTGGCGCGGCCCGAACGCGTCTCGACCATCATCGCCGACGAACTGACCGCGCTGCGCACCGAATTCGGCCAGACCAAAGCCGGCGCGCGCCGCTCCACCATCGAACCCAATGCGCAGGACCTGGCCACCGAGGACCTGATCGCGCCCACCGACATGGTGGTCACGCTCAGCCACACCGGCTACATCAAGGCGCAGCCCCTGTCCGAATACCGGGCGCAAAAGCGCGGCGGGCGCGGCAAGCAGGCCACGGCCACCAAAGAGGACGACTGGATCGACCAGCTCTTCATCGCCAACACGCACGACTACATCCTGTGCTTTTCCAACCGCGGGCGGGTGTACTGGCTCAAGGTGTGGGAGGTGCCCTCGGGCTCGCGCGGCTCGCGCGGGCGGCCCATCGTCAACATGTTCCCGCTGGCCGAGGGCGAGAAAATCAACGTGGTGCTGCCGCTGACGGGCGAGATGCACAGCTTTCCGGACAACCGTTACGTGTTCATGGCCACGTCCATGGGCACCGTCAAGAAGACCATGCTGTCGGAGTTCAGCAACCCGCGCAAGGCCGGCATCATCGCGGTCGACCTGGACGAGGGCGACTACCTGATCGGCGCGGCGCTGACCGACGGCGCGCACGACGTGATGCTGTTCAGTGACGGCGGCAAGGCGGTGCGCTTCGACGAGAACGACGTGCGCCCCATGGGCCGCGGCGCGCGCGGCGTGCGCGGCATGTCGCTGGAGGACGGCCAGAGCGTGATCGCCATGCTGGTGGCCGAGGGCGAGGCCGGCACCGACCAGGCCGGCACCGACGCCCGTACCAGCGTGCTCACCGCCACCGAAAACGGTTACGGAAAGCGCACCAACATTACCGAATACACGCGGCACGGCCGCGGCACCAAGGGCATGATCGCGATCCAGCAAAGCGAGCGCAACGGCCGGGTCGTGGCCGCCACGCTGGTCGCCGCCGACGATGAGATCATGCTCATCACCGACAAGGGCGTGCTGGTGCGCACCCGCGTATCCGAGATCCGCGAGATGGGCCGTGCCACGCAAGGCGTGACCCTGATCGCGCTGGACGAAGGCACGCAACTGAGCGGCCTGCAGCGCATCGTGGAAAATGACGCCCAGGAGGCGGGCGACGACCCCTCAATCACTGAACCCACGGAGTAA